From one Lycium ferocissimum isolate CSIRO_LF1 chromosome 5, AGI_CSIRO_Lferr_CH_V1, whole genome shotgun sequence genomic stretch:
- the LOC132058458 gene encoding steroid 5-alpha-reductase DET2, producing MFSDQNLYHYSLLSLFLIGPPTFLACHFLAAPYGKHNRPGWGPTMSPPLAWFLMESPTLWLTLLLFPFGKNYTNPLSFILISPYLFHYTNRTIIYPIKLYFTRQKIKNGLPASGFPVSVALMAFGFNLLNAYVQARWVSHYADCDSNEWFWIRFSGGLAVFASGMVMNVWADKVLVGLKSEGGGYKIPKGGLFEYVSCPNYLGEIVEWLGWALMTWSWAGFGFFLYTFANLVPRARFNHEWYLQKFGEDYPRKRKAVIPFLY from the exons ATGTTCTCAGATCAAAATCTTTACCACTATAGTCTCCTTTCTCTCTTCCTAATCGGACCACCAACTTTCCTTGCTTGTCACTTCCTCGCTGCCCCTTATGGTAAACACAACCGCCCTGGTTGGGGACCCACCATGTCACCACCATTAGCTTGGTTTTTAATGGAAAGTCCAACACTTTGGCTTACACTTCTCTTATTCCCTTTTGGTAAAAATTACACCAACCCATTATCCTTTATCCTCATTTCACCTTACCTTTTTCATTACACTAATCGTACCATTATTTACCCAATTAAACTCTACTTCACTCGCCAGAAAATCAAGAATGGTTTACCGGCGAGTGGTTTTCCGGTGAGTGTTGCGTTGATGGCTTTTGGGTTTAATCTCTTGAATGCTTATGTGCAG GCTAGATGGGTGTCTCATTATGCTGATTGTGATTCTAATGAGTGGTTTTGGATCCGGTTTTCCGGCGGATTGGCGGTTTTTGCTAGCGGTATGGTGATGAATGTTTGGGCTGATAAGGTGTTGGTGGGCTTGAAGAGTGAAGGTGGTGGATATAAGATACCAAAAGGTGGGCTTTTTGAATATGTGAGTTGTCCTAATTATTTGGGTGAGATAGTTGAATGGTTAGGTTGGGCTTTGATGACTTGGTCTTGGGCTGGGTTTGGGTTTTTTCTGTATACTTTTGCTAATTTGGTACCTAGAGCTCGTTTTAATCATGAATGGTATTTGCAGAAATTTGGAGAAGATTATCCTAGGAAAAGAAAAGCTGTTATTCCATTCTTGTATTAA